One genomic region from Burkholderiales bacterium encodes:
- a CDS encoding uroporphyrinogen-III synthase, which translates to MTQSSPTPTGPLAGIRVVVTRPLAQAGRLAALIEQAGGHAILFPVIEILPLAEPAQQKRLTALLARLSAFDVAVFISPTAVSQAMPMITPPAASLRFAAVGSGTARELRRLGIDHVIAPETAADSEALLALPELQKVAGLRVIIFRGEGGRDVLGQTLTRRGAAVEFAECYRRAKPAADPALLFDAWRNDGLHAITVTSSEGLRNLLEMLGDEGRARLATTRVFVPHPRIAEAALESGLRSVVLTGPGDEGLLRGLVEWAIA; encoded by the coding sequence GGTCGTTACCCGCCCGCTCGCACAAGCCGGACGCCTCGCGGCGCTGATCGAGCAAGCCGGCGGTCACGCGATCCTTTTTCCCGTCATCGAAATTCTGCCGCTCGCCGAACCGGCGCAGCAAAAGCGGCTGACCGCGCTGCTGGCGCGACTTTCCGCGTTCGATGTCGCTGTCTTTATCAGCCCGACCGCAGTCAGCCAGGCGATGCCGATGATCACGCCTCCGGCTGCCAGTTTGCGATTTGCCGCGGTCGGATCAGGGACGGCGCGCGAGCTGCGGCGCCTGGGCATCGACCATGTGATCGCCCCGGAAACGGCCGCGGATAGCGAAGCGCTGCTGGCGTTGCCCGAACTCCAGAAGGTCGCCGGTCTGCGCGTCATCATTTTTCGCGGAGAGGGCGGGCGCGATGTGCTCGGCCAAACACTGACGCGGCGCGGCGCCGCGGTCGAATTTGCCGAGTGCTACCGGCGCGCCAAACCCGCAGCCGACCCCGCGCTCTTGTTCGATGCCTGGCGCAACGATGGTTTGCATGCGATCACCGTGACCAGCAGCGAGGGGCTGCGCAATCTGCTCGAAATGCTCGGCGATGAGGGCCGAGCACGGCTTGCGACAACGCGTGTTTTCGTACCGCATCCGCGCATCGCCGAGGCCGCGCTCGAAAGCGGGCTGCGGTCAGTCGTGCTGACCGGCCCGGGCGACGAGGGATTGCTGCGCGGACTGGTCGAGTGGGCTATTGCGTGA